CGCACCCGATGGAGAGAGATGGGGATCAAGCCCGCTTCCGGAGGTTGTTACGAGTTCTACGGGAATAGGGCCTTCCGCCGCTGGATTTTCTTTCTTTAACCGTTCTATCTCCTTCGTCACCCTGTTCCTGAGTCTTTTTGAGGTTGGACCAAGGTTGGATCCCGAGGAGGCAGCCCCGTTATACCCCTTCCCTCCTGCCGCGGAAGGTCTTGGATGAAAATATGCCGGATCCCTGAAGTCCTGTGCAATGAGCTCCGAGCCGACGATATTGCCCTCTCCACCGGTAATCAGGCTCCCTCCCGCACGGTAGGGAAAAAGTACTTGAGCGATGCCGGTGATAAAAAGCGGGTACATGATCCCGGTAAGAACAAGCGTGCAGATTGTAATGCCTATAGCCGAACGAAAGATTATTTTCACGGTATCGTATACCTCCTAAGCAAGACCTACGGCCTTCAACAGCATGTCGATGACCTTGATACCGACGAAAGGCGTGATCACGCCGCCGAGTCCATAGATAAGGAGAGAACGCCTGAGGATGATGCTTGCTCCCAGGGGCCGGTATTGAACACCTTTGAGGGCGAGGGGGATAAGAAAGATGATGATTATGGCATTGAAGATAACCGTGGAGAGGATAGCGCTCCACGGAGAAGCGAGGCTCATGACGTTGAGCGGGGATATCTCCGGATAGACTCCCGCGAACATGGCAGGGAGGATCGCGAAGTATTTTGCCACGTCATTGGCAATGGAAAAGGTTGTGAGCGTTCCTCTTGTCATAAGGAGTTGTTTTCCCACCTCAACGACTTCAAGAAGTTTCGTCGGATCCGAATCAAGGTCAACCATGTTTGCAGCCTCCCTGGCGGCCTGCGTCCCGGTATTCATGGCCATCCCCACATCTGCCTGGGCGAGCGCGGGCGCATCATTGGTCCCATCCCCTGTCATAGCTACAAGCCTTCCCTTCAGTTGTTCTTCCCTGATGAAATTCATCTTTGCCTCCGGGGTCGCTTCAGCGAGGAAGCCGTCGACGTTTGCCTCCTTAGCGATAGCCGCGGCTGTCCTCGGATTATCACCGGTGATCATGATGGTCTTTATTCCCATGGCCCTGAAACGCTCGAACCGGTCCCGCATTCCTTCCTTCACGATGTCCTTAAGATGGATGATGCCGAGTATCGTGTTTCCCCGTGACACGGCTAAAGGCGTTCCGCCGCTGTCGCCTATGCGCCCGGCAATCTGGTGAACCTCAGCCGGAACAGATCCGCCCGATTCCTGCACAAACTTGCATACCGCGTCCACAGCCCCTTTCCGGACAGGGACCCCATCGACATCATATCCGCTCATCCTCGTATAGGCGCTGAAGGGGATAAATGCGACCTCCCCGGCTTCCTGATCGAACTTTTTATCGGGAAATTGCGATGCGATAAGGGTGATGATCGATCGTCCCTCAGGTGTCTCATCCGATATGCTTGAAAGGTATGCCGTATAGGCAATATCTTCAGGGTTTGTTCCATTTACAGGGATCAGCTCCACAGCCATCCTGTTCCCGAGGGTTATCGTCCCTGTCTTGTCCAGAAGAAGGGTGTCAACGTCTCCTGCCGCCTCTATGGCCCTTCCGCTTGTGGCAAGGACATTCTTCCTGACGAGCCTGTCTATCCCCGCAATGCCGATGGCAGAGAGCAGCCCTCCGATCGTGGTCGGTATGAGACAGACAAGGAGGGCCACCGCAACAGTGACGGAAAGCCGGATATTTGAATAAAACGCGAGGGGAATGAGGGTTACGCAGACAAGGAGAAAGATGAAGGTCAATCCCACAAGCAGGATATGAAGGGCGATCTCGTTGGGCGTCTTCTGACGTGACGCGCCCTCAACGAGGGAGATCATCTTGTCGAGAAAGGAGTCACCGGGTTTTGCAGTAATCTTCACGATGATCTGATCTGAAAGGACTTTGGTGCCGCCCGTTACAGCCGAGCGGTCCCCGCCGCTTTCTCTGATTACCGGCGCAGATTCGCCGGTAATGGCCGATTCGTCGACGGATGCGATGCCCTCGATCACCTCGCCGTCGCCCGGTATGATATTACCCGCCTTCACCATGACAACGTCACCTTTATTAAGCTGCGATGAGGGTATTGCCCATTCCTTGCCTTCCAGGTAAAGAAACGCTGTTGTGTCCCTTCTCATCTTCTTCAGGGCCTCTGCCTGCGCCTTGCCTCTCCCCTCTGCAACGGCCTCTGCGAAATTGGCAAAGATTACCGTAAACCACAGCCAGACGCTCACCAGGCCGGTAAACCACAGGGGTGCAGCGGCGCGATCAGGGGAAAAGATATCTCTTATGAACAGAATGGAGGTAAGAAAACTCCCGATCTCTACTACGAACATGACGGGGTTTCCGGCCATCACCCGTGGTGATAGTTTTTTTATGCTTTCCCACACGCTTTGCCGCAGGATATTTCTGTCAAAGAGCGCGATCTCTCTTTTTCGTTTTATCATCTCAGAATAACCTCCCTGCCTGTCCGATAAAGTGTTCCACGATCGGCCCCAATGTGAGGGCGGGAAAGAAGGTGAGGGCGCCAACGATCATTACAACGCCTGTAAGGAGGATCATGAAGAGAACGCCGTTTGTGGGAAATGTACCCGGTCCCGGCGGGATTGCCTTTTTTGCCGCCATTGAACCGGCAATCGCAAGGACAGGGATTATCATAAAAAACCTTCCCACAAACATCACAATACCCATCGTTACGTTCCACCAGGGCGTGTTTGCGTTGAGCCCGGCAAAGGCCGAGCCGTTGTTGCCTGCCCCGCTCGAAAAGGCGTAAAGGAGCTCGGTAAGTCCGTGGGGTCCGTGATTTCCCAGCGATGATAGAC
Above is a window of Syntrophorhabdaceae bacterium DNA encoding:
- a CDS encoding potassium-transporting ATPase subunit C codes for the protein MKIIFRSAIGITICTLVLTGIMYPLFITGIAQVLFPYRAGGSLITGGEGNIVGSELIAQDFRDPAYFHPRPSAAGGKGYNGAASSGSNLGPTSKRLRNRVTKEIERLKKENPAAEGPIPVELVTTSGSGLDPHLSPSGA
- the kdpB gene encoding potassium-transporting ATPase subunit KdpB, with translation MIKRKREIALFDRNILRQSVWESIKKLSPRVMAGNPVMFVVEIGSFLTSILFIRDIFSPDRAAAPLWFTGLVSVWLWFTVIFANFAEAVAEGRGKAQAEALKKMRRDTTAFLYLEGKEWAIPSSQLNKGDVVMVKAGNIIPGDGEVIEGIASVDESAITGESAPVIRESGGDRSAVTGGTKVLSDQIIVKITAKPGDSFLDKMISLVEGASRQKTPNEIALHILLVGLTFIFLLVCVTLIPLAFYSNIRLSVTVAVALLVCLIPTTIGGLLSAIGIAGIDRLVRKNVLATSGRAIEAAGDVDTLLLDKTGTITLGNRMAVELIPVNGTNPEDIAYTAYLSSISDETPEGRSIITLIASQFPDKKFDQEAGEVAFIPFSAYTRMSGYDVDGVPVRKGAVDAVCKFVQESGGSVPAEVHQIAGRIGDSGGTPLAVSRGNTILGIIHLKDIVKEGMRDRFERFRAMGIKTIMITGDNPRTAAAIAKEANVDGFLAEATPEAKMNFIREEQLKGRLVAMTGDGTNDAPALAQADVGMAMNTGTQAAREAANMVDLDSDPTKLLEVVEVGKQLLMTRGTLTTFSIANDVAKYFAILPAMFAGVYPEISPLNVMSLASPWSAILSTVIFNAIIIIFLIPLALKGVQYRPLGASIILRRSLLIYGLGGVITPFVGIKVIDMLLKAVGLA